Genomic window (Daucus carota subsp. sativus chromosome 5, DH1 v3.0, whole genome shotgun sequence):
AAATTTGTCCTTTATAAACCTCTCAAATTCTTCACTTTCCGGCCAAATCCCACACGAGTTGTCAGGAATGTCCAAATTGGCTTCCCTTGATCTGTCTTTCAACCATTTGTTTGGACACTTCCCCATTGCCATTTTCAACCTACCAGGCCTGATTGTTCTTAATGTGAGTAATAATCAAAATCTCAGTGGCTACCTACCAGAGTTCAACAAAACAAGCCCCTTCAGGGAACTGAATATTGCTTTCACAGAATTCTCTGGTACCATACcatcctcaatcggaaatctgAAGTCATTGACTAGTTTACGAATCAAAAATTGCCATTTTTCTGGATCCATTCCGGCCTCAATTGGTAACATAACCCAACTTACTTATTTATCACTTGCAAACAACATGTTTAATAAGTCAGATGATCTCTCTTGGCTTCAGAAGCTAACTAAACTCACTCTGCTAAACCTTGCTAACACTAATCTATATGGTGACCTCCCCCCATCTCTTGCAAACCTAACCCAGCTTACTATTCTTATTCTTGAATTTAATTACTTTGTTGGTGAAATCCCATTGTGGCTGATGAACAAAACCCAATTAACTGCATTAGATTTGGGTGATAATAAGCTAACAGGTCAGATTCCTCGCTCATTTTCTCAACTCAAGAACCTGGATTATCTATCTCTTTCGAATAATAACTTCACTGGTTCAGTAGAGGCTGAAATTTTTTTGAGTTCAAGAAACCTTTCCTTTCTCGATCTATCCGGGTGCAAGATAAAGTCAAATTTCCCCCATCACTCTAACATCAGTCTTCCAAGGCTTAGAGTTTTAGATTTGAGTCTCTGCAACTTGATAGAAATTCCAAACTTTCCGCAATTTGCGAGCAACTTAAGGGCACTTGTATTGGGCGGTAATAATATTCACGGGAATATACCACACTGGATCTGGAATGCAAGTGATAATTTGGAGCTGATTGACCTTAGTGGTAACTTCCTAACAGCATTTGAAAGGAATCCAGTTTCTATTCAAAGTAAGAGTTTAAGTTACATAGACGTTGGCAATAATATGCTACAAGGGATTCTCCCAATTCCTCCACCAAATACATATTTCTACTCGGTGGATAATAACAGAATAACAGGGGAGATTTCACCCATGATATGTGGTGTCAGGTCTCTTAAAGTACTAGATTTGTCGAACAACAACATGAGTGGACCAATTCCAGAGTGCCTCGCCCATTCTTTGGAAGCCCTTTTTCTCCAAAAGAACAACTTTTCTGGTACAATTCCTCAAACATACCCAAAAGAATGCAGCCTGAAGTTGATGGACATGACTCAAAACCAGTTAACGGGGGAAGTTCCAAAATCGTTGTCAAATTGTAAACTGCTACAGATTTTGGACCTGTCAAAAAATCAGTTGAAACAAAGTTTCCCCACTTGGTTGGGGACTCTTCCACGATTACAAGTTCTTCTTCTGCATTTCAACATGTTTCATGGTGAGATTGGTAGTCCAAGGAGTCCTTCAGAGTTTCCGTTGCTGTGCATTATTAATCTCTCACATAATACTCTGACAGGTGCTTTGCCTGTGAATTATATCCAGATCTGGAATATAATGAAAGTTGTTCGTACAGGCATTGAATCATATATTGGGATAGAATTTTACATGTCGTTTTCTCCTGTCAACAACGTTAACATTTACCCGTCCCACTACCAGTATTACAGCCCAATGATTCTTACAAACAAAGGTGTAAAGACGGAGTACAAaaagatttcaaatattttcaatgCAATTGACCTTTCAAGTAACAAGTTCACAGGACAGGTCCCTGAATCTCTTGGAGGTCTAAAGGCTCTTCAGTTGCTCGACCTTTCAAACAAtgatcttacaggtccaattccTCCCTCACTCGGGAACCTAACACAGCTTGAATCATTGGACCTTTCACATAACAAGCTCTCAGGAGTCATTCCTCAACAGTTAGCAGCGCAGCTCAACTTTCTCTCTTTCTTCAATGTGTCTCACAACCATCTAACGGGTCACATACCACAAGGCACACAGTTCAGTACATTTGACAACAATTCTTACATCGGAAACTCGGGACTATGTGGATTCCCAGTATCTAAGAATTGTGGACCACTGCAGTCACCACCTGATGACAACGAGGATGGTTCTGAGGAAGATAAGTTTCCAAGTGGATTTGATTGGTTATTCATATTGGTTGGACTTGGAAGTGGGCTTGTTGTTGGCTTTGTTTTGGGAGACATTTCAATGGATAGACACCCCTGGCTGATTCGTGGGATTGTTCGCAAATTCGGCCGGACACAGAAGAAACCGAGGGTGCGGGGGAGGCAGATCATTCGGGCTTAAGAAACAGGTTTGCTTTGACAGGTACTTAAAATTGCATTTTGTTGTCTCCTTTACTGggtgttttatatattattggttTTATGTACTTATGttctttctaatattttctGGTTGTGGTTGTTCCATTGTGAGTTACGCCAAGTGATTTGACTCAATTTAAACCCTTTCTATGTCGtttataatatagaataaaCATGAATTACTACTAGCACAACTTGCGAGATTTGCAGATCATCACGGGACAGGACTTACAAGGTTTACTTGATCTTGTCATAATTTGCTTCATGCAACACCTTCTATACGTGTCTCTTGTAAAGTTCAGTCATTGGATTTTCCaccgaaaattttaaaaattaaaatttatatcactGGTCTGCGTACCTTGAAAGTCAGGGAATCCTGTAATGAAGACAGCAACTGAGAGCTGAACGACAAGTCTTGACGAAATACCAAGTCAGAATATGTCATCAAGAAAAGCTTGAGGATTCACCTTTGCGTAAGCTCAGTTACCGGAGGCTGATCAACCTTGTCCAGATCGTTCATTTTGTTTAGCATTTTTCCATTCTCAGTCTTTGGCTTAACAGATCTATAATGTGAACAAATGCTGCAActgttattttatataataagcaATTACCAAATTTAGAATATCACAACAAATTATTGGCATGACGCTTTCTACCTTTGCAGATTACTTGCAATCAGAGAGGATTCAAATACAGAAGCTTTGGGGCTCTACATGGCCAAGTCCTTGAACTTATACAACATTCTCTACACCCATGTGATTGAGCCGAGGTTGAATACGAGATTACTGAGTGCCTTCAGATTCAAGCATTCAATAATTCAAGCATAAGTGAAGAACATGAGAAGAAAGAAGCTAATGTGGTTTTTTTTCTCTCCAAGAAATGACTAGTGCTTAACTAATGCAAATGCACAATTCaataatttcttaatttttcGATATATTCATAGATTGTGctccattttctttcatcacAACATTTGTGGGCACTTGATTCACGAATCTGTTTTAGGACCCTAGCATACCAAAAcccatttattcaaaaaattagggATTAATTTCAAGAGACTTGAACACATGTGACATGACCGATATATCGATAATAAAATCGTTTAGTACTCGAACACAACCTCAAGGGTTTCAAATTTTTAGACATTGAAGCCGACTATTAATATACACACATGTCAATTATAGTTTGTGAAATTAATCGAATCCAATTCAGACCTCAATTTCTTCCGCAATGCCACAAGACTCGATCTCATCTTCTTCCGCAATTCCTTCCGCAATTCCACAGGAACATCTCGCATTGAATCACAAGACACCGAACTTGGCATCTCATCAAACGCATACAACGCCGCCGTCTCATTTACATAACTTTCAACAACACAAGCTGTATGTCATCCACGTAAACAATATAAGGATTGATTGTGTATATGTATTAAGATTGTTTCTAGAGAGAGACATCTTACCTGATGTAACAATGAGTATGAAGAGCAATAAGCTTTTCTCCATTTTCACACCCCGATATTGTTTACTCATTCCCTGTTCTACTCAACTTTATACATCAAGTCATTGCCTGGCCAACATTTataccaaatattttttaaattcataaattcacAAATATATGGTCAAATTTTGGTTAGGTTGAATTTATTTTGAGATTTATATTTTGATGGTCATAGTTTTTATCGAGTTTTATAAATATGACGGtcctttaataatataattaataattaataaataagattaaaattgtttttaataattataaaagtaatttcgATGTCAATGACTTGTTTGGAAACAtgaatttgatttgaaattttaaatttgatcaaataatttatCTGAAAATTTAGATTTGCATTTAATCTGAAATCCAGACATTTAAATActcattcaaatattagtac
Coding sequences:
- the LOC135153034 gene encoding uncharacterized protein LOC135153034; this encodes MSKQYRGVKMEKSLLLFILIVTSACVVESYVNETAALYAFDEMPSSVSCDSMRDVPVELRKELRKKMRSSLVALRKKLRHSVISYSTSAQSHGCRECCISSRTWPCRAPKLLYLNPL